The Candidatus Tanganyikabacteria bacterium sequence CGCTTGACGGGGCTGCCGCGGAACCGCGCCGCGAAGTCTTCCCGGGTCAGGCCCAGCAACTCGTCCAGCCTCGGCCAGACCCGGTCGGCTAGCGGACGGAACTCCGGTTCGGACGTCGCGGGCGCCTTGCGGTTCCACGGACAGGGCTCCTGGCAGTCGTCGCAGCCGAAGACCCAGTCGCCCACCATCGGGCGCAGTTCCCGGGGCACGGCGCCGCGCAACTCGATGGTCAGATAGCTGATGCAGCGGCGGGTGTCCACGCGGCCCGGGGCGACGATGGCTCCGGTCGGGCATGCCGGCAGGCACGCGGCGCAGGTGCCGCAACTCACCCGGCCGGGAGGCGAGTAAGGGAGGGTGCGGCGCGTGAGGATGACGCCCAGGAAGCCGTACGAACCCATTCCCGGCACGAGGAAGTTGGCGTTCTTGCCGACCCAGCCGATCCCCGCGGCTTCGGCCACCGAGCGCTCCAGGACGGGCCCGGTGTCGACGTAGCAGCGCGCTGCCGGATCGTCGAGTTCGCGGGCCAGATCTCGCAAGCGCTCGAGCACGACGTCGTGGTAGTCCAGGCCGAGGGCGTAGCGCGCGATGCGCCCGCGCGGCGCGTCGTCCGGCCGCGGCGGCAATTCCCCCGGGTAATGGTTCATCACCGCGACCACGACGCTCCGGCAGCCTTCCAGGACGAGCCGGGGATCGGTGCGGCGCGCCGGATCTCGCGCCAGCCAGTGCATGTCGCCGTGGAACCCTTGCGCGAGCCACGACAGGAAGCGCTCGCGGTCGGGATACTCGCCCGCGGGTATCGCGCCGCAGGCGGCAAAACCCAGCCGCCGCGCCGCTTGTTCGAGCACGGGACTATAATGCTGGAATGGTCACCGACGCGCAATCTCGAGTCATCACCGTCCGGAGCCCCGCGACCGGGGAATCGCTAGGCGAGGTCGCCATCACCTCGGCGGCGGGCGTCAAGGCGGCCGTCGACCGCGCCCGGGCGGCGCAGGCCGCGTGGGGCGACCTGCCGGTGCGCGAACGCTGCCGCCGCATCAAGGCGTTCCGCAAGGCGGTGCTGCGCGAGGCCGAGAATCTCACGGCGCACCTGGCGCGGGAGAACGGCAAGCCCAGGCTGGAGGCCCTCCTCCACGACATCCTGCCCCTCACGCTCACCCTCGGCTACTTCGGCCGGCGGGCCCCCCAGATCCTGCGGCCGCGCCGGATCGACTCGTTCATCCTCAAAAATCGCGCCAGCTACCTGCACTACCGCCCCAGGGGCGTCATCGGCATCATCGCGCCGTGGAACTTCCCGCTCTTCCTTTCGCTGGCGGACGCCGTCATGGCGCTGATAGCCGGCAACGCGGTCGTGGTCAAGCCCTCCGAGGTTACGCCGCTCATCACGCTCCGCGCCAAGGAACTCTGGGACGGTGCGGGCTTGCCGCCGGATCTGCTGCAGGTGGTACCAGGCGGCGCCGAGACCGGCAAAGCGCTCATCGAGGCGGGTCCCGACCACATCGTCTTCACGGGGTCGGTCGCGTCGGGGCGCAAGGTGGCGGTGGCCTGCGCCGAGCGTTCGATCTCCTGCAGCCTCGAACTCGGAGGAAAGGCCGCCGCCATCGTGCGTCACGACGCCGACCTCGAGCAGACCGCCCGCGCGCTGGTGTGGGGCGCCTTCGCCAATTCCGGACAATGCTGCGCGTCGGTGGAGCGGGTGTATGCCGCGCGGAGCCTCTACACGCCCCTGGTCCGCCGCATCACCGAACTCACGCGCTCGCTCCGCCAGGGCGACCCGTCCGCCGGGCCGTGCGACGTGGGTTCCCTGACGTTCCCGCGGCAACTGGACGTGGCCCGCGAGCAAGTGGCCGACGCGATCGCCGGCGGGGCGACGCTGGAAACCGGCGGCGAACGCATCGGGGAGAAGGGCATGTACTTCGCGCCCACGGTGCTTTCCGGCGTGCGCCAGGAGATGCGCGTGATGCGCGAGGAGACCTTCGGCCCGATCCTGCCGATCATGCCCGTGGACTCCGACGCGGAGGCGCTGAAACTGGCAAACGACAGCCATCTGGGACTGGGCGGCTACGTCTTCGGCCGCGACATCCCCGAGGCGTTGCGGGTCGCGGAGCACATCGACGCCGGCAGCGTGATGATCAACGACGTCATCTTCCATGCCGGCCTGCCGGAGATGCCCTGGGGCGGGGTGAAACAGTCGGGCATCGGGCGCGTCCACTCGGAAACAGGCCTGCTGGAAATGGTCAACGTCCACCACGTCAACTACCCGCGTTTCGGACTCCCGATCACGCCGTGGTGGTATCCG is a genomic window containing:
- the queG gene encoding tRNA epoxyqueuosine(34) reductase QueG, translating into MLEQAARRLGFAACGAIPAGEYPDRERFLSWLAQGFHGDMHWLARDPARRTDPRLVLEGCRSVVVAVMNHYPGELPPRPDDAPRGRIARYALGLDYHDVVLERLRDLARELDDPAARCYVDTGPVLERSVAEAAGIGWVGKNANFLVPGMGSYGFLGVILTRRTLPYSPPGRVSCGTCAACLPACPTGAIVAPGRVDTRRCISYLTIELRGAVPRELRPMVGDWVFGCDDCQEPCPWNRKAPATSEPEFRPLADRVWPRLDELLGLTREDFAARFRGSPVKRAKRAGLARNAAIALGNSDDLRAVGPLRQALEADPDPLVRGHSAWALGRLDDLLGLRTALATERDPGVREEIDAALAGS
- a CDS encoding aldehyde dehydrogenase family protein, yielding MVTDAQSRVITVRSPATGESLGEVAITSAAGVKAAVDRARAAQAAWGDLPVRERCRRIKAFRKAVLREAENLTAHLARENGKPRLEALLHDILPLTLTLGYFGRRAPQILRPRRIDSFILKNRASYLHYRPRGVIGIIAPWNFPLFLSLADAVMALIAGNAVVVKPSEVTPLITLRAKELWDGAGLPPDLLQVVPGGAETGKALIEAGPDHIVFTGSVASGRKVAVACAERSISCSLELGGKAAAIVRHDADLEQTARALVWGAFANSGQCCASVERVYAARSLYTPLVRRITELTRSLRQGDPSAGPCDVGSLTFPRQLDVAREQVADAIAGGATLETGGERIGEKGMYFAPTVLSGVRQEMRVMREETFGPILPIMPVDSDAEALKLANDSHLGLGGYVFGRDIPEALRVAEHIDAGSVMINDVIFHAGLPEMPWGGVKQSGIGRVHSETGLLEMVNVHHVNYPRFGLPITPWWYPYQEVVYQAFLKGLRLLFG